The proteins below are encoded in one region of Oryzias melastigma strain HK-1 linkage group LG9, ASM292280v2, whole genome shotgun sequence:
- the elovl7a gene encoding elongation of very long chain fatty acids protein 7a → MALDEIKSTAALIYDEFIQNADSRTENWFLMPSPVPQTIIIVAYIYFVTSLGPRIMENRKALDLKRVLIVYNFSVVALSLYMCYEFVMSGWGTGYSFQCDVLDYSESPQAMRMAATCWLYYFSKFIELLDTIFFVLRKKNSQVTFLHVFHHSIMPFTWWFGVRFSPGGMGTFHALLNCVVHVIMYTYYGLTAMGPKYQKYLWWKKHLTSVQLIQFVMVTSHISQYFFLKDCPYQFPIFIYIIFLYGVIFLLLFLNFWYHAYTKGKRLPKVLQAQTWAHHTNGVMNGNANHDKDE, encoded by the exons ATGGCTCTTGATGAAATAAAGTCCACGGCTGCGCTCATCTATGATGAGTTCATTCAAAATGCAG ATTCCAGGACAGAGAACTGGTTCCTCATGCCATCTCCTGTCCCCCAAACCATCATTATTGTGGCATACATTTACTTTGTGACTTCACTGGGGCCCAGAATAATGGAGAACCGCAAAGCCCTCGACCTCAAAAGAGTCCTCATCGTGTACAACTTCAGCGTGGTGGCTCTCTCGCTCTATATGTGTTATGag TTTGTGATGTCAGGATGGGGAACGGGATACTCATTTCAATGTGACGTGCTAGACTATTCTGAATCGCCACAAGCAATGAGG ATGGCAGCAACGTGTTGGCTTTACTACTTCTCAAAGTTTATTGAATTGTTGGACACA atCTTCTTCGTCTTGAGGAAGAAAAACAGCCAGGTGACGTTTCTTCATGTCTTCCATCACTCCATTATGCCCTTCACCTGGTGGTTTGGTGTCCGTTTTTCACCAG GTGGAATGGGGACATTCCATGCTCTTCTGAACTGTGTGGTTCACGTCATCATGTACACGTACTATGGGCTGACTGCCATGGGCCCCAAATACCAAAAGTACCTGTGGTGGAAGAAGCACCTCACATCCGTCCAGCTG ATCCAGTTTGTCATGGTGACCAGCCACATCTCCCAATATTTCTTCTTGAAGGACTGCCCCTACCAGTTCCCCATCTTTATTTACATAATCTTCCTGTACGGCGTGATTTTCCTGCTTCTCTTCCTCAACTTCTGGTACCACGCCTACACGAAGGGCAAGAGGCTGCCGAAGGTGCTGCAAGCCCAGACATGGGCACACCACACAAACGGAGTCATGAATGGAAACGCCAATCACGACAAGGATGAGTGA